GCCAGCGACGCGTCGTCGCCGCTCCCTTGTTGCTGCCAGTTGGTTTTGATTTCAACTCCGGGAAAATTCGGCAGCCGCTTTTTGACATCTTCAACGACTTCATCCCGGGTCATCAGCCCCTCAGGTAGCATGCCAAGCGATTTCAAGGTGTTCTCGTAGGCAATTTCGTACCAATCCTTTTTTTCTCCAGGCTGCAAAAATACCCGCAAAGTGCCCCAGTTATTGCTATGCCGCGCAAGAATCGTTTTTATGCCGTAAACATTATCTTTAGCGCGAACGGTATCTTCAACAATTTGAAAAATCCGCGCTGCATTTTCCAGGGTATAATTATTTGGCATATCGAAAATGAGCCTGAAATCATTAATATTCCCTTGCTGATCGGCCGCCTTCTTTGCATGGGAGGAGGCAAATTGCATTGACATCATTGCCAGTACGAGGATGACAAACATGGCCATACGATGGTTAATGGCCCAAGCTAAGCCTTTTTGGTAAAAATTGTTTGATACCGAAATGGATTTCGGCTCCTGAACTTTCTTTTTGCTAACAATTTTGGTTGCAGCCAGGGGAATGAAGACCATCGCAACGAACAAGGAAGCAATAAGTGCCACCATAACCGGAAGACCGATACGCAGCATAAAGAATTTAAAAATCACATTTTCGTTCATTAAGATTAATGGTAAAAAAACTACGACTGTTGTCAAAGTGGCGAGCGTGACCGCAAGCGCAACTTCACTGGCGCCTTTTAAAGCAGCTTTGCGGCCTTCTTCACCTTCTGCTTTTTTGCTGTAAATGCTTTCCAAAACCACGATAGAATTATCCACCACCATGCCTATCGAGATCATCAGTCCCATCATGGTGATGACGTTCAGTGACCAACCAATAAAATAAAGCACAGTTAAGGTAATTAAAATCGAGAGTGGGATGGCCAGAACGACAATCATGGTCATGCGAAATCGTCTTAAGAAAAAGTAGAGTACAAAAAATGCGAAGACTCCACCCCACATTGCCGTACGCTGCAAGGCATCAACCGAACTTTCTATTAATTCTCCCTGGTTGAACAAAACTTCGATTTCAAAGCCGCTGAGCTTCGGGTCTTTTTTAAATTCATTTTCAAATTTTGCGAACACTTTTTTACTTAACTCGACCGTGTTCGCTGCGGCCTCCTTCATGATGCCAATTGAAATGGCGTTTTTGCCTTCCACTGCAACCCGCCACTTAGTTTCAGGGACGTCGTATTTGACTTCGGCTATGTCTTTAAGACGGAGATTGCTGCCCCTGATCGGAAGATTCTTTATTTCCTCAAGTGTCTTAAATTTACCAAAAGAACGGATAAATATTTTGCGGTCTCCTTCTTTGACATAACCGCTTGATATGGAAAAATTGTCTTCACGCAATTTCTGAATGACTTCATAAAGATTGATCTTGTAGCTTTTGACCATGTCTTGATTGATGTGCAATAAAACGGATTTTTCATCTGCTCCCCAAAGCTCAACTTTTGCAACCCCGTCGATTCTTTCAAGGGGCTTTTGCAGGTGTTGTTCAATTAAAAGGAAAGAATCTTCCTGGGGCTCTTTTTCAACGAGGACAGCCCAAATAATCGGGTTGTCGTCGTTACTAAACTTTTGAGCGAAGACGCGCTCAATATCTTCAGGAAGTTCAGCTTTAACTCTATCCATTCGATCTCGTAATTGCGCGTACGCCAAATCCATGTCCGTGCCCTGTGCGAATTCAATGAAGATCCAGCATCCGTTGCTGCTGCTGTTTGAGGTTACCCGCCGGACCCCGCTGATGGTTTGAATTTGCTCTTCAATCGGTTTTGCAATCTGCTCCTCTACCTCTTGTGGATTTGAATTCGGGTACGGCGTCCAAACTCCCAGAAACGGCACCACAAATCCTTTCGGCATTAAGTCAACCGAAATCTGGGTAAATGCGATGTACCCCACCACTAATAAAGCCAGTAAGG
This candidate division KSB1 bacterium DNA region includes the following protein-coding sequences:
- a CDS encoding efflux RND transporter permease subunit gives rise to the protein MIRSKESLLPKFSINRPVTVIMTLLALLVVGYIAFTQISVDLMPKGFVVPFLGVWTPYPNSNPQEVEEQIAKPIEEQIQTISGVRRVTSNSSSNGCWIFIEFAQGTDMDLAYAQLRDRMDRVKAELPEDIERVFAQKFSNDDNPIIWAVLVEKEPQEDSFLLIEQHLQKPLERIDGVAKVELWGADEKSVLLHINQDMVKSYKINLYEVIQKLREDNFSISSGYVKEGDRKIFIRSFGKFKTLEEIKNLPIRGSNLRLKDIAEVKYDVPETKWRVAVEGKNAISIGIMKEAAANTVELSKKVFAKFENEFKKDPKLSGFEIEVLFNQGELIESSVDALQRTAMWGGVFAFFVLYFFLRRFRMTMIVVLAIPLSILITLTVLYFIGWSLNVITMMGLMISIGMVVDNSIVVLESIYSKKAEGEEGRKAALKGASEVALAVTLATLTTVVVFLPLILMNENVIFKFFMLRIGLPVMVALIASLFVAMVFIPLAATKIVSKKKVQEPKSISVSNNFYQKGLAWAINHRMAMFVILVLAMMSMQFASSHAKKAADQQGNINDFRLIFDMPNNYTLENAARIFQIVEDTVRAKDNVYGIKTILARHSNNWGTLRVFLQPGEKKDWYEIAYENTLKSLGMLPEGLMTRDEVVEDVKKRLPNFPGVEIKTNWQQQGSGDDASLAIILYGDDTNTLADLAKEVERRLGGIEEIISIETDREKGNDEIHLEINREQAKKYGISPAAISGTVQYALRGFPLPKYQTQEKEIDVQIQLRKEDRQNLSQLKNLTFFTQSGKEIPLSAIAKFNVRKGLGEIKRENGKTFLAIKAFTTQDDMGMLYKKVDQVMKGFEMPYGYTWSKGENFAMMRENDESMGFAMILSITFVFLLMGFLFESFVLPLSVIIAIPFSFLGAFWIMYLTGTAIDIMSQIGFVILVGIVVNNAIVLVDLINRLRNEGYSRSDAILEAGKQRFRPILMTAFTTIGGLIPMAVGNAAMIGISYAPMGRTIIGGLLTSTLLSLIAVPWAYTLFDDMREYFKKLTALYIYKPKAKTPELVQAD